One Lottiidibacillus patelloidae DNA window includes the following coding sequences:
- a CDS encoding YhcN/YlaJ family sporulation lipoprotein: MHKFIIIIFSAISLIGCNSKENELNENNKLQAKQVGYSNVADASEVTKKINALVLKNKGVYDAISVKSNNRILVALKIKQMAKLQKKKIEKEINQNLTTTFAPYAIHVTTDKKIFWEIEKLNKKKDKTNLDEDFNHLIKLSKDKT; encoded by the coding sequence ATGCATAAATTCATAATCATTATCTTTTCTGCAATTAGCTTGATAGGCTGTAATTCTAAAGAGAACGAACTTAATGAGAACAATAAACTCCAAGCTAAGCAAGTGGGTTATTCCAATGTTGCAGATGCGAGTGAAGTTACAAAGAAAATCAATGCCTTAGTTTTGAAAAATAAAGGTGTATATGATGCTATTTCTGTTAAAAGCAATAATCGAATATTGGTAGCACTTAAAATAAAGCAAATGGCAAAACTGCAAAAGAAAAAAATAGAAAAGGAAATTAATCAAAATTTAACTACAACTTTTGCTCCATATGCCATTCACGTCACTACCGATAAGAAAATCTTTTGGGAAATTGAAAAGTTAAATAAAAAGAAAGATAAAACAAATTTAGATGAGGATTTTAATCATTTAATAAAACTAAGTAAAGATAAAACGTAA
- the spoVAC gene encoding stage V sporulation protein AC, translated as MADKQNKKLTPTQQEYQQFQKEREPKRPVIKNCFRAFLVGGFICFIGQIIQTLFVYYGPFTEQTAGNPTVATMIFISMLLTGFGVYDHIAQFGGAGTAVPVTGFGNSVISAAIEHKTEGFVLGVGGNIFKLAGPVILFGVFSAFIIALIKTILLKVGVL; from the coding sequence GTGGCTGATAAACAGAATAAAAAGCTTACACCAACACAACAAGAGTATCAGCAATTTCAAAAGGAACGAGAACCAAAGAGGCCTGTCATAAAAAATTGCTTTCGAGCTTTTTTAGTTGGTGGGTTTATATGTTTTATTGGACAAATTATACAAACGTTATTCGTTTATTATGGTCCTTTTACAGAACAAACTGCTGGCAATCCAACTGTAGCTACGATGATATTTATTTCAATGCTACTGACTGGATTCGGAGTATATGATCATATTGCTCAATTCGGTGGAGCAGGAACAGCTGTCCCTGTAACTGGATTCGGAAATTCCGTCATATCAGCAGCGATCGAACATAAGACAGAAGGATTTGTGTTAGGTGTAGGTGGAAATATATTCAAGTTGGCTGGCCCAGTTATTCTGTTTGGAGTATTCTCAGCTTTTATTATTGCACTAATTAAAACAATTCTTCTTAAAGTAGGTGTTTTGTAA
- the spoVAD gene encoding stage V sporulation protein AD codes for MLQGSRTWIFENKPTISATGTVVGPFEAKGRIAKDFDLIHEDLWLGQDSYEKATRVLFEEACQKAMEKGNIQKEQVQFILAGDLINQITPSSFASRTIGAPYFGLFGACSTSMEGLALGAFIVNGHGADTILTGSVSHNSAVEKQFRYPTEYGGQKPPTAQWTVTGAGAALVTKDGQGPYITSATIGKVVDMGLADPFNMGGAMAPAAVDTIEAHLQERNVSPSYYDLIVTGDLGHVGREIALDLLQKHGVPVTSDNFQDCGLLIYNEDQPVMSGGSGSGCSAVVTYGHLLNRMKKGELKKILIVATGALLSPLSFQQNESIPCIAHAVSIESGGE; via the coding sequence ATGCTTCAAGGTAGTCGAACGTGGATATTTGAAAATAAGCCAACTATCTCTGCCACTGGAACAGTTGTTGGTCCATTTGAGGCAAAGGGAAGAATTGCAAAAGATTTTGATCTAATCCATGAAGATCTTTGGTTGGGACAAGACTCATATGAAAAAGCTACGAGAGTGCTTTTTGAAGAAGCTTGCCAAAAAGCAATGGAAAAAGGCAATATACAAAAGGAGCAAGTGCAATTTATTCTAGCTGGTGACTTAATAAATCAAATTACTCCTTCTAGTTTTGCGAGCCGGACTATTGGTGCACCTTATTTTGGTTTATTTGGTGCTTGTTCAACATCCATGGAAGGGTTAGCGTTAGGAGCATTTATTGTTAATGGGCATGGGGCAGACACAATTTTAACTGGATCTGTTAGCCACAATTCTGCTGTTGAAAAGCAGTTTCGCTATCCAACGGAATATGGTGGTCAAAAACCTCCTACAGCGCAATGGACGGTAACAGGGGCTGGTGCAGCTTTAGTAACCAAAGATGGACAAGGACCTTACATAACTTCTGCCACGATAGGTAAAGTTGTAGATATGGGACTAGCTGATCCTTTTAATATGGGTGGTGCTATGGCACCAGCAGCAGTTGATACAATAGAAGCACATTTACAAGAAAGAAATGTAAGCCCTTCTTATTATGACCTTATTGTCACGGGAGACTTGGGTCACGTTGGTAGAGAAATTGCATTGGACCTACTACAAAAACATGGTGTACCTGTTACGAGTGATAACTTTCAAGATTGTGGGTTGCTCATATATAACGAAGATCAACCTGTTATGTCTGGTGGAAGCGGCTCTGGTTGTTCTGCAGTTGTTACATATGGCCACTTACTAAACCGTATGAAAAAAGGAGAACTTAAAAAAATATTAATAGTAGCAACGGGTGCACTTTTATCACCTTTATCCTTTCAACAAAATGAATCTATTCCTTGCATCGCACATGCTGTCTCGATTGAATCTGGAGGTGAATAA
- the spoVAE gene encoding stage V sporulation protein AE — protein MMAIFFWAFVVGGLICVIGQIMFDVFKLTPAHTMTTLVVSGAILDGLGLYEPLIDFAGAGATVPITSFGNALVHGAMEEANEHGLVGVITGIFEVTSAGISAAIIFAFIAALIFKPKG, from the coding sequence ATAATGGCCATTTTCTTTTGGGCTTTTGTTGTTGGAGGCTTAATATGTGTAATAGGTCAAATTATGTTTGATGTATTTAAACTTACTCCTGCACATACGATGACAACGTTAGTCGTCTCAGGTGCAATTTTAGACGGTTTAGGATTATACGAACCTTTAATTGACTTTGCAGGTGCTGGTGCTACCGTTCCAATTACAAGTTTCGGTAATGCATTAGTGCATGGTGCAATGGAAGAAGCGAATGAACACGGTCTTGTTGGCGTTATTACAGGTATATTTGAAGTTACTTCAGCTGGGATATCAGCAGCAATTATTTTCGCTTTTATTGCAGCTCTAATTTTTAAACCTAAAGGATAG
- a CDS encoding DUF1657 domain-containing protein codes for MTVASQLKQTLVNLQSAKASFESLQSRTHIGKASNAFEEASKELKVIIEDIKMRVEQIEFEEPQYKGD; via the coding sequence ATGACTGTAGCATCACAACTAAAACAGACACTAGTAAATTTACAATCGGCAAAAGCTTCATTTGAAAGTTTGCAAAGCCGGACACATATTGGAAAAGCATCGAATGCATTTGAGGAGGCAAGTAAAGAGTTAAAAGTAATAATTGAAGATATAAAGATGAGAGTAGAACAAATAGAATTTGAAGAACCACAGTACAAAGGAGATTAA
- a CDS encoding DUF421 domain-containing protein, whose protein sequence is MPGWIEITLRSTSVIIFLFILTKWLGKKQISQLTFFEYITGITIGSIAAEASFDETLNLYHGLVAMFIWALIPFLVGVTAMKSKRARNFLEGKATILIKDGKVLEDNLKKEKYTIDELLEQLRKSNIFSIEDVEYALLEPGGDVTVLLKKENQPVTAKDLNLDVAPIKQPETVIMDGVILDEPLATRGYNRNWLQNEVDKQGVAIENIFIGQLNEYGELFVDLYDDKISVQPSVERPLLLATLKKSQADLELYSLSTENKEAIQLYKKNAKKLISLINKVEKYLT, encoded by the coding sequence ATGCCTGGTTGGATTGAAATTACATTACGCTCTACTTCTGTCATTATTTTTTTATTTATTTTAACGAAATGGCTCGGGAAAAAACAAATATCTCAATTAACGTTCTTTGAATATATTACGGGAATTACAATTGGTAGCATTGCAGCTGAGGCATCTTTTGATGAAACCTTGAACTTATATCATGGTCTTGTTGCAATGTTTATTTGGGCGTTAATACCGTTTTTAGTCGGTGTAACAGCAATGAAAAGTAAACGTGCAAGGAACTTTTTAGAAGGCAAAGCAACAATTTTAATTAAAGATGGAAAAGTGTTAGAAGACAATTTAAAAAAGGAAAAGTATACAATTGATGAATTGCTTGAGCAGTTAAGAAAATCAAATATATTTTCTATAGAAGATGTGGAATATGCATTACTCGAACCTGGGGGAGATGTAACAGTTTTATTAAAGAAAGAAAATCAACCAGTCACAGCGAAAGACTTGAACCTAGATGTTGCGCCAATCAAACAGCCCGAAACGGTAATAATGGATGGTGTCATTTTAGATGAGCCATTGGCTACTCGTGGATATAATCGGAACTGGTTGCAAAATGAAGTGGACAAACAAGGTGTTGCCATTGAAAACATATTTATCGGCCAATTAAATGAATATGGAGAACTTTTTGTAGATTTATATGATGATAAGATTTCAGTTCAGCCATCAGTAGAGAGGCCGTTATTACTGGCGACTTTAAAGAAAAGTCAAGCAGATCTCGAGTTATACAGTTTATCAACTGAAAACAAAGAAGCTATCCAATTATATAAAAAGAATGCAAAGAAACTTATATCACTTATTAATAAGGTTGAAAAATATTTAACATGA
- a CDS encoding carbohydrate kinase family protein has translation MMSKVLIIGKVFVDIKGSSFAPPHKDAKNVGNVIFSNGGTGRNVAQNMAVLGTEATFVTSITDDATGRGVITELEKHNVDTSSVHLVDENGMGMWLAVLDNDGDLVTSISHQPDERHLIDAVYLQFEKDLSEYDAIIMDLDMPLEIIDDVTSISNKKQIPIYGLAAHLSEIQKNIKLLSRLTSFICNKEEAEILLHRTISNQEEAITAAKDLAKLGAPLTIVTLSEQGCVYADLNNDEVGHIPTECITVIDSTGAGDAFFSGTVSQLIEGKNLKEAINIGMKSAKRVISCVDNALNEPIFVNK, from the coding sequence ATGATGAGTAAGGTCTTAATAATTGGTAAAGTTTTCGTTGATATAAAAGGAAGTTCATTTGCTCCACCACATAAAGATGCTAAAAATGTAGGAAACGTAATCTTTTCAAATGGTGGAACTGGAAGAAATGTCGCACAAAATATGGCTGTTTTAGGAACGGAAGCGACATTTGTTACGAGTATAACAGATGATGCGACAGGTAGAGGCGTCATTACAGAATTAGAAAAGCATAATGTTGATACATCAAGTGTTCATTTAGTTGATGAAAACGGAATGGGAATGTGGCTAGCCGTACTTGATAATGACGGAGATTTAGTAACATCGATTTCCCATCAACCGGATGAAAGGCATTTAATTGATGCTGTATACTTACAATTTGAAAAAGACCTTTCGGAGTATGATGCAATAATAATGGATTTGGATATGCCCCTTGAAATTATCGATGATGTTACTAGTATATCTAATAAAAAGCAAATTCCAATTTACGGTTTAGCTGCTCACCTTAGTGAAATCCAAAAAAACATTAAGTTATTATCACGTTTAACAAGTTTCATTTGTAACAAAGAAGAAGCTGAGATTCTTTTACACAGAACAATTTCTAATCAAGAAGAGGCAATAACTGCTGCAAAAGACTTAGCGAAGCTTGGTGCTCCTTTAACTATTGTTACGTTAAGTGAGCAAGGATGTGTTTATGCAGATCTAAACAATGATGAAGTAGGTCATATCCCAACAGAATGTATAACTGTGATTGATTCAACTGGTGCTGGTGATGCATTTTTCTCGGGAACTGTTTCACAATTAATTGAAGGAAAGAACTTAAAAGAAGCAATAAATATCGGAATGAAATCAGCCAAAAGAGTAATCTCATGTGTAGATAATGCTTTAAATGAACCAATTTTTGTAAATAAATAA
- a CDS encoding alpha/beta hydrolase, whose product MKFFQKKLRESINMLDLDTRTEISNHMENYLQYYQLFHPNCSYYNGFLNVHDENVFVQLYKPSDSRGTVFLLHGYFDHLGYLSPIVKELLKMKFTVVGYDKIGHGLSTGKRAYIEDFNEYTDTLKAVVNETKKSLKGPYSIIGHSTGAATITDYVIKNNDSHGFDKIILLAPLVRPNKWPLTMLSSAIMKPFLKNVPRKFKNNNAFAIFRKKDPLQTSAIPIQWVSAMHKWHRDIESFDPIRTPITIIQGKKDKVVSWRFNCKFLLRTFVGSNIHYLENGEHHIAIENESSKKEVLKIIKGVLEDEYLDR is encoded by the coding sequence ATGAAATTTTTTCAAAAAAAATTGCGTGAATCAATAAATATGTTAGATTTAGATACAAGAACAGAAATAAGTAATCATATGGAGAACTACTTGCAATACTATCAATTATTTCACCCTAATTGCTCTTACTATAATGGTTTTCTAAATGTACATGACGAAAATGTGTTTGTACAACTATATAAGCCTAGTGATAGTAGAGGTACAGTTTTTTTACTTCATGGATATTTTGACCATCTTGGTTATTTAAGTCCAATCGTTAAAGAATTATTAAAAATGAAGTTTACCGTTGTAGGCTATGATAAAATAGGTCACGGCTTATCAACTGGGAAAAGAGCATATATAGAGGATTTTAATGAATATACAGATACGTTAAAAGCGGTAGTAAATGAGACAAAGAAGTCGCTAAAAGGACCATACAGCATTATTGGTCATAGTACTGGAGCAGCTACAATAACTGATTATGTTATTAAAAATAATGATAGTCACGGCTTTGATAAGATTATTCTTTTAGCACCATTAGTAAGGCCAAACAAATGGCCGTTAACAATGCTTTCGAGTGCAATTATGAAACCATTTCTTAAAAATGTTCCACGAAAATTTAAAAATAATAATGCTTTTGCTATTTTTAGAAAAAAAGATCCACTTCAAACTAGTGCTATTCCAATACAATGGGTAAGTGCTATGCACAAATGGCATCGAGATATCGAATCCTTCGATCCAATTCGAACGCCGATCACGATCATTCAGGGCAAAAAAGATAAAGTTGTTAGCTGGAGATTTAATTGCAAATTTTTATTACGTACTTTTGTCGGCTCAAACATCCATTATCTCGAAAATGGGGAGCATCATATTGCAATTGAAAATGAATCTTCAAAAAAAGAGGTTCTGAAGATTATTAAAGGGGTTTTGGAAGACGAGTACCTTGACCGATGA
- a CDS encoding coproporphyrinogen III oxidase, producing MQIFIHGLDEQIFSRPIHNITGLFFEDYKISFTVFEDKKIEVKFSIKRIDDSIHANAELTDIKNQKKYLKSESREFSSDLSEKDIIKLEKHVVNFVYLSVLQQLTNVIQPWGILTGIRPTKLLHKKLQSGISVEQAHNELRKQYLISDEKIQLMQQIVDRQLAMIPDLYTLGKEVSIYIGIPFCPTKCAYCTFPAYAINGRQGSVNSFLGGLHYEIREIGRFLKENNINITTVYYGGGTPTSITAEEMDMLYEEMYESFPNIANIREITVEAGRPDTITPEKLSVLNKWKIDRISINPQSYIQETLKAIGRHHTVEETIEKFHLARQMDMNNINMDLIIGLPGEGKEEFQYTLDETEKLMPESLTVHTLSFKRASEMTKNKEKYKVAEREEVTEMMEMATKWTKNNGYVPYYLYRQKNILGNLENVGYALPGQESIYNIMIMEEQQTIIGLGCGAASKFIDPITGKITHFANPKEPKAYNDSFEKYTHDKIDLLKNLLLDSAK from the coding sequence ATGCAAATTTTCATTCATGGATTAGACGAACAAATTTTTAGTAGACCAATCCATAATATTACTGGTTTATTTTTTGAAGATTATAAAATTTCATTTACCGTATTTGAAGATAAAAAAATAGAAGTAAAGTTTTCAATAAAAAGAATTGACGATAGTATTCATGCTAATGCAGAGCTAACTGACATTAAAAATCAAAAAAAATATCTTAAAAGTGAATCTAGAGAATTTTCAAGCGATTTATCAGAAAAAGATATTATTAAACTTGAAAAGCACGTTGTAAACTTTGTTTATTTAAGTGTGTTACAGCAATTAACAAATGTCATCCAACCATGGGGTATTTTAACTGGTATACGTCCAACTAAATTACTTCACAAAAAATTACAATCAGGAATAAGTGTTGAACAAGCTCATAATGAATTGCGAAAACAATATTTAATCTCTGATGAAAAGATTCAACTAATGCAACAAATAGTTGATCGTCAATTAGCGATGATTCCGGATTTATATACTTTAGGAAAAGAAGTAAGTATTTACATTGGAATTCCATTTTGCCCTACAAAATGTGCATATTGTACTTTTCCTGCTTATGCAATAAATGGCCGTCAAGGTTCCGTTAATTCATTTTTAGGTGGATTGCATTATGAAATAAGGGAAATTGGGCGCTTTCTAAAAGAAAATAACATCAATATAACAACGGTGTATTATGGTGGTGGTACACCAACAAGTATTACTGCAGAAGAAATGGACATGTTGTATGAAGAGATGTACGAGTCGTTTCCAAATATAGCTAATATTAGAGAAATAACGGTTGAAGCTGGTCGCCCGGATACAATTACACCTGAAAAATTAAGTGTCTTAAATAAATGGAAGATTGACCGGATAAGTATAAATCCACAGTCATACATTCAAGAGACACTTAAGGCAATTGGGCGCCATCACACGGTAGAAGAAACCATTGAAAAATTCCATTTAGCACGGCAAATGGATATGAATAATATAAATATGGATTTAATTATCGGTTTACCTGGTGAAGGTAAGGAAGAATTCCAATATACATTAGATGAAACAGAAAAACTAATGCCAGAATCTTTAACAGTACACACGTTATCATTTAAAAGAGCTTCTGAAATGACTAAAAATAAAGAAAAATATAAAGTAGCTGAAAGAGAAGAAGTTACAGAGATGATGGAAATGGCAACAAAGTGGACAAAAAATAATGGCTACGTCCCGTATTACCTTTATCGTCAGAAAAATATATTAGGGAATTTGGAAAATGTAGGTTATGCACTTCCAGGTCAAGAAAGTATATACAATATTATGATCATGGAAGAGCAACAAACGATTATTGGATTAGGATGCGGAGCAGCAAGTAAGTTTATTGATCCTATCACTGGGAAGATAACACATTTTGCAAATCCAAAAGAGCCAAAAGCTTACAATGACAGTTTTGAAAAGTATACTCATGATAAAATCGATTTGTTAAAAAACCTTCTTTTAGACTCCGCAAAATAA
- a CDS encoding vWA domain-containing protein: MVKKCLYFIVFIMIFSLVLPTQLSANSYIPKKRVVVMVYDDSGSMWEKNDENENKILIDNWKYANFSLQSFVGLLDEGDQLIIVPMSEPNKRYDIDIKTSKRAMYIENTKEIQGQGNTPISTIDTAITILEDEMIADKNAEFWMIVLTDGIFNELDKERISEADYKEQENHTVSILESFRKNIVNEKILFRSVLVTIESYLSIPEKIQMEEFKSIWKNSLGGEFIEGQDGEDILNKMQQVAALITNRDPNSSNGYELPATFENKQLLLQSPFPLRRITLLQQGTTEFTPINIKEVDINGENNIHSIDGPIYLKTLEDPEKLSTDLFSQITHIKHKQPYSVIPAGNYLFSFQNHTNSFKDSLVILAEPAIDFTVVYKKKNADGSFTEDFNQFFIGDEMNVEVTLYKSGSKKDVLDISQLGNIKNLVNVTTTVGENVIALEWDEIQSKFIGSFTLKNSEDHGTKTLVNIKGFYYKEKEMQLPRKQSRQLSLKKLTDNWLGKVDELDKAPPFKVVPLINGKEMTAEELAQLFEENHLSIFTGKNKINAILEREGNVIVVKPLPYRYEKLTTAGDVVMTLSMQGKYPDERAELQFTIRIQDIPFFKKWGPFIFYSFLIILAGIYIVGLIIKTRFKSNSEYIEYTYSYIGSESHKHTSTQRLESNFFSRWLVPYFAEKCHINNVTFKAAKRGVILPKEQQRSDMEVFGECLDETAGDNDIHLYPNDEVKISDAQCRHTYQYMKN; this comes from the coding sequence ATGGTAAAAAAATGCCTCTATTTCATTGTATTTATAATGATCTTTTCTTTGGTATTACCAACACAATTAAGTGCAAACTCTTATATACCGAAGAAAAGGGTAGTCGTAATGGTATATGATGATTCGGGAAGTATGTGGGAGAAGAATGATGAAAATGAGAATAAAATCTTAATTGATAATTGGAAATATGCAAATTTTTCTCTCCAAAGTTTTGTTGGTTTACTTGATGAAGGAGATCAGCTCATTATCGTTCCAATGAGTGAACCAAATAAAAGATATGACATAGACATTAAAACTTCTAAAAGAGCAATGTATATTGAAAACACAAAAGAAATTCAAGGACAAGGAAATACGCCTATATCTACAATCGATACTGCAATTACTATTTTAGAAGATGAAATGATAGCAGATAAAAATGCAGAGTTTTGGATGATTGTATTGACAGATGGAATTTTCAATGAGTTAGACAAAGAAAGAATTTCAGAAGCAGATTATAAAGAACAAGAAAATCACACCGTTAGCATTTTAGAATCATTTAGAAAAAATATAGTAAATGAGAAAATTTTATTTCGCAGCGTCCTAGTTACAATTGAGTCATATTTATCAATCCCTGAAAAAATTCAAATGGAAGAATTTAAATCAATCTGGAAGAATTCACTTGGTGGTGAATTTATCGAAGGGCAAGATGGCGAAGATATTTTAAATAAAATGCAGCAAGTTGCAGCTTTAATAACTAATCGTGATCCTAACAGTTCCAATGGTTATGAGCTACCTGCTACTTTTGAAAACAAGCAATTGTTGTTACAATCCCCGTTTCCATTGCGAAGGATTACATTGCTTCAGCAAGGAACTACCGAATTTACACCAATAAATATTAAAGAAGTAGATATAAATGGGGAAAATAACATTCACTCCATTGATGGACCTATTTATTTAAAGACGTTAGAAGATCCAGAAAAGTTAAGTACAGACTTATTTTCACAAATAACCCATATCAAACATAAACAACCATACTCTGTTATTCCAGCAGGTAACTATTTATTTTCTTTTCAAAACCATACAAACAGCTTCAAGGATAGCCTTGTTATTTTAGCTGAACCCGCTATAGATTTTACAGTTGTCTATAAAAAGAAAAATGCTGACGGTTCATTTACTGAGGACTTTAATCAATTTTTTATTGGAGATGAAATGAATGTAGAAGTAACTTTGTATAAAAGTGGAAGTAAAAAGGATGTTCTAGATATATCGCAATTAGGGAACATAAAAAATCTTGTTAACGTAACAACTACAGTGGGAGAAAATGTTATAGCACTTGAATGGGATGAAATTCAAAGTAAATTTATCGGCTCTTTTACACTTAAGAACAGTGAGGATCATGGTACTAAAACCCTAGTAAATATAAAGGGGTTTTATTACAAAGAAAAAGAAATGCAACTTCCTAGAAAACAATCACGTCAACTTTCCCTTAAAAAGTTAACGGATAATTGGCTTGGAAAAGTAGATGAATTAGATAAAGCCCCCCCATTTAAAGTTGTACCACTTATTAATGGAAAAGAGATGACCGCGGAAGAACTTGCACAATTATTTGAAGAAAATCATTTATCAATCTTTACTGGGAAGAACAAAATAAATGCAATCCTCGAAAGAGAAGGTAACGTTATTGTCGTAAAACCGTTGCCATATCGTTATGAGAAGTTAACAACTGCAGGGGATGTCGTGATGACTCTCAGTATGCAAGGAAAGTATCCTGATGAAAGAGCTGAATTACAGTTTACAATCAGAATTCAAGATATACCATTTTTCAAAAAATGGGGTCCTTTTATTTTCTATAGTTTTTTAATTATCCTAGCTGGTATTTATATTGTAGGGCTAATAATAAAAACTAGATTTAAAAGTAATTCTGAGTATATAGAATACACATATTCGTATATTGGTTCTGAAAGTCATAAGCATACATCTACTCAGCGCTTAGAAAGTAATTTTTTCTCACGGTGGTTAGTCCCTTATTTTGCAGAAAAATGCCATATTAATAACGTAACTTTCAAAGCAGCAAAACGTGGAGTCATATTGCCAAAGGAACAACAAAGAAGTGACATGGAAGTGTTTGGTGAATGTTTAGATGAAACAGCCGGTGATAACGATATACATCTGTATCCAAACGATGAAGTGAAGATTAGCGATGCTCAATGTAGGCATACCTATCAATATATGAAGAATTAA